One Sulfurimonas sp. HSL-3221 genomic window, TCCGGCGGCTTTGGCCGCGAGGATGTCGTTTTTGGAGTCGCCGATCATGACGCAGCGCTCCTTGTCCACGCCAAGGGTTTCGCAGACGTGCAGCAGGGGCCGGGGGTCCGGTTTCCGTTGGGGCAGCGAATCGCCGCCGAGAGTATATTCGAACAGTTCAGACATCCCCAGGCTGTGCAAGATGGGTTCTATGAAGGCGTAGGGCTTGTTGGTGACAATGGCCAGGCGGTAGCCCTCTTTGTGCAGTTGTTGCAGGACTTCGGGCACCTGAGGGTAGGGGCGCGTCAGCACGGCGAGGTTGCCGGCATAGAACTCCAAAAAGATTGCGAGAGCGCGGTCGACCGTTTCGGTATCGTCCTCCGCGTTGCCGCTCGCGCGCAGGGCACGCTCGACAAGGGTGCGAGCCCCGTTGCCGACCCAGCCGCGCACGGTCGTCTCTTCGAAGGGGGGACGCCCGAGCTGTTCAAGCATATGGTTGACCGCCAGCGCCAGGTCGGGGGCGCTGTCGATGAGGGTACCGTCAAAGTCGAATAGAATCAGCTCTTTATGCGTGAACACCTGTCGTTTCCTTATTTAAATATTTCGCCGGGATTATAGCGCAGCCCGATTAATCCCGTTTTCGTTAAAATGGCTTCCGTTTTTATCTAAGTGCAACTTTAAGACCAAAAGAGACCCGCTATGCCCAAAACCATTACCGTCATCGATACCTTCGGTTTCTTCTTTCGCAGTTTTTACGCCCTGCCGCCGCTCACGAACAAAGAGGGGTTCCCGACCGGCCTGCTCACCGGTTTCATCAACTTTATCGACCGCCTTCACCAGGACCATGCCAGCGACTACATCGTCTTCGCCCTCGATGCCAAGGGGCCGACCTTCAGGAACGAGATCGACCCCGAGTACAAGGCGCACCGCCCGCCGCCGCCCGACGAGCTCAAAGCGCAGCTCCCCATCGCCATCGAGTGGATCGAGAAGATGGGCTTCAAGACCCTGATGCAGAGCGGTTTTGAAGCCGACGATATGATCGCCTCTATTACGAAAAAGGCGGTCGAAGCGGGGATGGTCGTGCGGATCGTCTCCCACGACAAGGACCTCTACCAGCTTATCGACGATGACAGGGTCGTGCTCGTCGACGCCATAAAGCGCAAGGACGTCAACGAGACGGAGTGCCTGGAGAAGTACGGCATCCGCCCGGAGCAGTTCACCGACTACCAGGCGCTGCTCGGCGACAGCGCCGACAACGTGCCGGGAGTCAAGGGGATCGGAAAGGTGACGGCGCAGAAGCTGCTCAACCAGTACGAGACCCTCGATAACGTCTACGCGAACCTCGACGAGGTGAAGCCGGCCGGGGTACAGAAGAAACTGCGCGAAGGGGAGGAGAACGCCTGGATGTCGCGCAAGCTCGTCACCCTGCGCGACGACCTTTTCGAGAAGGTAGCGTGGGACGAATACGACATGGACGACGGCAACCCTTTCCTGCCGATCGTACCGGAGCTGATACGCTACGAGATGAACGGGATCATCCGCAAGCTCAAAGCGAAGAAGCTTATCAGCGAAGAGGAGATCAGTAACGAAAATGCCGTGCAGGAAGCGGAGTGCCCGCTGCCGGCGAACGCCGGGTTTAGCGCGAAACTGATCACCGACGAATCGGAGCTCGCCGCGCTCACCGGCGCGATCACCGCGGAGACCCTGGTCGCTTTCGATACGGAGACGACGGGGCTGGATTATCTGGAAGATACGATGGTCGGGTTCAGTTTCTGCCTGAACGCAGAGGAGGCCTACTACGTCCCCGTTGGGCACAGCTACCTCGGCGTTCCGGAACAGGTCGGCGAAGCGGCCGCGTCTGCGGCACTGCGGCAGATCTTCACCGGGCGGGTCGTCGGGCACAACCTCAAGTTCGACCTCCACTTTGTTAACCACTATATGGAGGGGTTCGAACCCTCCCTTTATGCCGATACGATGGTCATGGCGTGGCTTGCCGCACCCGAGAGCCCGCTCTCCCTGGACAAGCTCGCACAGGTCCACCTTAATCATACGATGATCAGCTTCAAAGAGACGGTCAAGAAGGGGGAGGACTTCTCCGGGGTCGACCTGGCCGATGCCTGCGGCTACGCCGCGGAGGATGCCTGGGCGACGTTGATGCTCTATGAGAAACTGACGGCGCTGCTGGACCTGCAGGGCGAGCATCTGCTCGAAGAGGCCGCGGCGGTGGAGTTCCCCTTCTCACTGACGCTCGGCGCGATGGAAGAGGCGGGTATCAAGGTCGACACCAAGGTGCTTGCGACCTTCCTGGAGGAGGCGAAAGAGCGTCTGGCGGAGCTGACGCAGAGCATCTACGAGCTCAGCGGCAGCGAGTTCAACATCAACTCCACGAAACAGCTGGGCGAGGTGCTTTTCGAGAAGCTGGAGTTGCCCGTGGTCAAGAAGACAAAGACGGGCTATTCGACAGACGAGAAGGTACTGAGTTCTCTGCTGGACGCGCACCCCGTCATCGAGAAGCTGCTGTCATACCGCGAACTGCACAAGCTCGTTTCCACCTACCTCGACCCGCTCCTGCAACTGGGAGCGCAGCGCCCCGACGGCCGCATCCACACCTCCTACGTACAGACGGGGACGGCGACGGGGCGGCTCAGTTCGAAAAACCCCAACCTGCAGAACATTCCGACCCGCACCCCGCTGGGCGCGCGCATCCGCGAGGCCTTTGTGGCGGAACCGGGCAAAAAGCTTATCGGCATCGACTACTCGCAGATCGAACTGCGGCTGCTGGCGCATTTCAGCGAGGACCCGACCCTCGTCGACGCCTTCAAGCATGACAAAGATATCCACCTGAGCACCGCGATTGCCCTCTTCGGCGAGGAGGAGGCCCCGAAGAAGCGCAGCATCGCGAAGACCGTCAACTTTGGCCTGCTCTACGGCATGGGTCAGAAGAAGCTCTCCGATACCCTGGGGATCACGACGAAGGAGGCACGGGAGATCATCACCCGCTACTTCGAGACCTTCCCGACGGTCAAATCCTACTTCGCCTCCATCGTCGAGCGCTCCAAAGAGCAGGGGTACGTCGAGACCCTGCTGGGGCGCCGCCGCTATTTCGACTACGACAAGGCGACGCCGATGCTCAAAGCCGCGTACGAGCGCGAATCGGTCAACACCGTCTTCCAGGGCAGCGCGGCCGACCTGATCAAAATGGCGATGAATCGCATCGATGATGTGATAAAAAAAGAACGCCTCCCCGCTACCATGCTGCTGCAGATTCACGACGAACTGATCTTCGAGGCGGATGCGGCCCAGGCCGATGCGCTGGGGCAGCGTTTCCAATCTATTATGGAAGAGATCCATCCCCTGCATATCCCGCTGCGGGCGTCGCTGAACATCGGGGCGCACTGGGGCGAACTGAAATAGGCTCTGAATAAGCAACGCTTATTCAGCCTCTCCCGCCGATTGAAAGACTCCGTTAACCGAAAATGACTACAATTACGCACTTTGGGGGCCGCACAGCCCTCTGACTGCATGAAAAGGAATGAGATGAAGTACCTCCTCTCTGTGATCAGCTCCATGAAAACCATGGCCACGTTAATGCTGGTGTTTGCCGTCTCCGTCGGATACGCGACTTTTGTCGAAAACGATTTCGGCACGCCGACGGCCAAGGCCATGATCTACAACGCCCGATGGTTCGAGGTGCTGCTGGGTATTCTGGCGTTCAACCTCGTACTCAATATCGTACGCTTCAAAATGTGGAAGAAAGGGAAGGGGCTCGTCTTCCTCTTTCACTTCGCTTTCCTCGTTATCCTGTTCGGCGCGGCGGTGACCCGCTACGTCGGTTACGAGGGGATGATGCACATCCGCGAAGGCGAGACGGAGGACAAGATCACCAGCTCCACGAGCTACCTCAAGATCGTCTATGACGACAACGGCAAGGTCGGCGAGTACAAGCAGAGCCTCTACCTCTCCAAGCTCGGCGGCAACGACGTCGACACGACCTTTGATGTCGCCGGCAAAACGGTCAGCGTCAAGCTGCTCGAATACATTCCCGACGCCGTCTACAGCGTCGTGGAAGCGCCCGACGGCAAGCCGATCGCCAATATGATGATCACCGGCGGAGGTGCCCCCGACCAGATGCAGCTCTCCCAGGGCGAACAGTATGAAAACGAGAAGCTCATTATCGACTTCGATTCCGGCAAGCCCGTGCACGACGGTAAGCCGGTCGTCCGCCTGTTTATGGAAGGGGATACCCTGAAGATGGCCCACGGCTTCCCGCTGACCTACCTCAAAATGGATGACCAGAGCAGCGGTGCCGTTGCCCCGTCCCTGGAAGACAACGCCTCGACACGTACCCTCTATACGACGGAGAACGGCGCGAACTTCGTGATTCGCAGCTTCTTCGCCAAAGGGAAAAAGACGATCGTTTCTCAGGAGACGAAAAAGAAGGGGCCGATGATGCGCACTGCTTCGCAGGACGCGATGCGCCTACAGTTCAGCGACGGCAGCGAGACCAAAGAGGTCGTCGTCATGGGCACTTCCGGCCAGGTCGGCGTGCCGGAACCGGTGACGCTCTCAGGCATCCCGATGTCGGTCAGCTACGGCGCCGAGCTCATCCGCCTGCCGTTCGCCCTGAAACTGGCGGACTTCGAGCTCGACCGCTACCCGGGATCGCAGTCGCCGATGTCCTATGCGAGCGACGTTGTCCTGATAGATAAGGAACAGAACATCGAAATGCCCTATCGTATCTTTATGAACCACGTTCTTGACCACCGCAACTACCGTTTCTTCCAGTCCTCGTACGACCGTGATGAGAAGGGGACGATCCTCTCCGTCAATCACGACCCGGGAACCCTGCCGACCTATATCGGTTACCTGCTGCTCGCCATCGGAATGTTCGGCTCACTCTTCGTCAAGGGCGGCCGTTTCCGCCAGCTGGGCAAGATCGCCAAGCACGCCGCCGAAGAGAAAGAGAAACTGGCCGCGGGGCTCATCGCAGCACTGCTGCTGACGTTCGCGCCGCAAAGCGCCAAAGCCGATACGAACCCGATGATCAAGGAGATCACCTCCTTTGACCGCACCCACGCCGATATGTTTGGGGCCCTGATCGTTCAGGACAGCAACGGCCGTATGAAGCCGGTCGATACCCTCAGCACGGAGATCCTGCACAAGATTAACCGCGGCGACACCATTCTCGGTCTCAATGCGAACCAGATCCTGCTTTCGATGATGCTGATGCCCGAAGCGTGGCGCGACATCAAGATGATCCGTTCGGACAAGCTGGTTAACAAGGAACTGGGATTCGACGCCGGTGAGAAAACACTTGCCTTCAACCAGTTCTTTGAATACCCCGATGAGATGGCGGGCTACAAACTGAACAAATATGTCGAAGAGGCGATCCGCAAGGCACCGGGCAAACGCGATAAGTTTGACAAGGCCGTCATCAAAGTAGACGAACGCGTCAACGTCGCCTACATGGTCTACACGGGCGCGATGCTGCGCCTCTGGCCGGACGCGGGGGATGCGAACCACAAATGGGTGGCGACGATCGAGGCGATCAACGGCTTTACCCCGCAGGAGAGCATGCTCGTACGTTACCTCGCCGCCCAGTACTTCTCCTCCATCGACGACGCGGTCAAGAGCGGCGACTGGAGCAAGGCGGATGCCGCGCTGGAGCAGATCGCCGAGCATCAGAAAAAGGCCGGATCTACCGTCTATCCCGACGAGAACAAAGTGAAACTGGAGATCTGGTATAACCACGCAAACATCTTCGAACGCCTCTGGCCGCTCTATTTCCTTGTCGGTTTCGTGCTGCTGGTCTTCGCCTTTGCACACATCATCAACCCGCGCGTCAAGCTGGGGCTCTTCGCCAAGGGGGCCTATGGACTGCTCGTGCTCTTCTTCATCGCCCACACGGTCGGCCTGGCGATCCGCTGGTACATCTCCGGCCACGCCCCTTGGTCGAACGGGTACGAGTCGATGATCTATATCGGCTGGGCATCGGTCCTGGCGGGCTTCATCTTCTCGAAGAATTCGCCGATTACCCTTGCGGCCACCTCCATCCTTGCCGGGCTGATCCTCTTTGTCGCCCACCTCAACTGGATGGACCCGCAGGTAACGAACCTCGTGCCGGTCCTGCAGTCGTACTGGCTCAGTATCCACGTTTCCATGATTACCGGCAGCTACGGCTTCCTGGGACTGGGGGCGCTGCTTGGCTTTATTACGCTGATCCTTTTCATGTTCAACTCGGGCAAGCGCGCGCACAGCATTTCGCTCTCCATCAAGGAGCTCAACGCCATTAACGAAATGAGCCTGATGGTGGGGCTGGCGACGCTGACGGTGGGGAACTTCCTCGGCGGGGTCTGGGCCAACGAGAGCTGGGGCCGTTACTGGGGCTGGGACCCGAAAGAGACCTGGGCGCTGGTGACGATCCTTGTCTATGCCGTCGTTATCCACCTGCGCTTTATCAAGAAGATCTACACGCCGTACCTCTTCAGCGTTATCTCCCTGCTTGCCTTTACATCGGTCCTGATGACCTACTTCGGCGTCAACTACTACCTGGCGGGGATGCACTCCTACGCCAAGGGCGACCCGGTGCCGATCCCGGATTTCGTCCCGGTGACCTATGCGATCGTCTTCGCGGTCATTGCGCTGGCTTCGCGCCACCGCAAACTTGCACCCCTCTGCAAAGAGTAGGGTCTTTTTAAATCCTCCAAAACCTTTACGCCTGTTCTTCCGCCGATGCCCCCGGGCATCGCTCCTCTTTTCTCATACAATCATCCATTTTCCACCATCCGAATCCCCATTGAAACGGTCGGAATTATTTAATTTTATTCCCGGTTATTTTATGGGATTAAATAATTTGGATATAATTTTTTCTGAATCAAAATGAGAGGAGAGAGGTATGGTGAAAATCGTCCTGATGGCACTGATCGCGTTCGGCGTCCAGCTGCATGCGGCGGATCAGAAATTCAACCTGAAGTTCAATATGCTGAAGCTCAATGCGGAGATGGGATCGGCCCGGGAGTCTATGATCCGGAACGACAGGGCGGAAGCGCTGAAAGTGTTCAAGCGTCTCAAAACGGAGGTGCACGATCTTCTGAGCAACAAGGAGAAGATCGAATCCATGCTCCCCCCGGAGAAGAAACAGAAATCAAACATCGCCCTCGAGTCGGCAAAGCTGATCGCAGAGAATATCGAACTGATCGAGGATGCCTACGGAGAGAATACGCGGGACCTGACGCCGCGCAAACGCCAGATCAAAGCCCAAAGAGCCTACACCTCCATCGAACTGGCCTGTTTCCACTGCCACAACCTGGTGCGCGACGAACTGTAAACACCCTTCGATAACGATGCGCCCGCCCGGGCGTGTCAGGGTGTCGCTGTCGAGATAACCTCCCACGCCTCCACATCCCCAGCTATCGCGCTAAAGAGCGGATGCGTTTCAATTTCCTGTAACGATTCAAGTGCTTTGTAACGGTCTGGGTTCCGTTGTTTCAGTTTATGGAGCAGATGGGCAAACTCGTAGGCAAGCTGGCCCCTCTGCACCGACAGCGTTGCGCATTCACCTTCGCGCACTATTTTCCCCCTGTTGAACCTATAACCTCTCCTGTCCGCCTCGTCCACCACGTCACCGAGATAGCATGCAATGGCTTTTGCGGGGTCTTCGCACTGTTTGAAACGAAGTAACTGCGGGTGGTTCTTGTACCCTTTTGTTCGGCCGAGCAGCACGTTCTGCGCCAGCAGCGCTTCGCGCCACAGTGCGACCAACCCTTTGGCGTCCAGGTATTTCGGGTGGAGTGACCAGAGTCGCATCGGAGTCTCCTCCTTTTGCCCACATTGTGAGCGTTGTAGCTTATCCCACTATACTACAGATTTGCCGAGAACGCCGTCAGTCTTCACCAGGTCGATGACCCGTTTAAGCGCGTCGCCTTTTGAAAGCGTCAGCCGGATAATGCTCTTCGTACGGGCTTCGAGGGAGTGGGGGACGTGTGCATCGAAACAGACCATCTCCCCGCATTCAAGATCTGCTGCATCACCATTGGAGGTGAGTGTGACGCAGCCTTCGAGGACCATGATGGTAATCGGTCCGGGCGCGGTGTGCCCGCGCATGATGTTGCCTTTGGCCATACAGATGCGGATCTCTTTGGAAAAAGGGGTCTCCAGCATCTTTTCGACGACGACCCGTTCTCCGAAATGCGGCGCTTCCAGAAACGTGTATATTTTCATGTCAACTCCCCTTCACCATAGCGATGAAGTTTGCCGTGACGGTGTCCATGGTCGCGATGTGTTGTTGCAGCCACTGTGGCGTATCGGTGCAGATGTAGTCGCGGATGATCTCATCGTCGTTGCGGTTGCGCCACTCCATCATCACCAGCTGGAATGCATTAAGGGCGCGGTCATGCTCGGCTTTGTGCATCTCGAACGCGGGAAAGCCGACTTCTCGCATGAGGTACTCCTCGTTGGCGAAGTGCTCGCGGGTATGGAAAAAAAGTGCCTCAAGTGCCTGAGCGAGGGCCGTTTCGGGCGCACCGGTGTCGAGGAGCGTCTCGATATGGTTGAGCTGTTCCACCTCTTCGGCATGAACGGTGTTCATCTCGTCATAAGCGACTTTGGGGAGTTCGGCGAAAGCGATCATTGGATGATTCCTTTTTTGCGCCAGTATAGGTTATGATAGGGGATTGTGACATTGATATAGATCAAGTTGGAGGGGGCATGGGACTGGAACACTGCTATCTGTTCAACCGGCTGGAAGGGGATGACCTGGCACAGCTGCGGGAAATCAGCCGGGTGAAATCGCACAGCGCTGGGAGCACGCTTTTTTACGCCGGGGAGTACCCGGGAAAACTCCGCCTCATCGCATCGGGAGTGGTAAAGGTCGTCAAGCACGACACGGCAGGCAACGAGATCGTCCTGGCCCATTTCCGTGCTGACGACCTGGTAGCCGAAGCGGCACATTTCGAAAACATCCCCTATCCGGCGACAGCGCGCTGCGAAACGGACGTGACGCTCTACGAGATCGATTTCGGGGCTTTCAAAAGTCGCTTTCTGAACCGACCGGATGTGGCGCTGGGCATCATCCGGTCGCTGACGCGCAAGATCAAGCAGCTCGAAGCGGTGATCCGGCGCACCACGGTCGACGACGCGCAGACCCGCCTGGCACGCTACCTGCTGGAGCATGCCGACGTGCTTTCCGAGACGACCCAGAAGCAGATCGCGTCCGAGATCGGCCTGACGCCCGAAACGGTCTCGCGTATCGTGCGGCGCTTCAAAGCGCGGGGATGGGTCGAGGTGCGCGCGCGGAAGATCGTCATTACCGACCCGGAGGGGCTGAGAAGCATGCAGGATGAAACGGCGTAGGTGAAATGAAGAGCGGGACAGACCGTACACAAATCTTTTGATGCTTTTATCCGTCCTCCCTGTCCCGATGGAATTTTTTTCACTTTTTACTTCTGGGCGGTCGGCGGAACCGTTATAATTCCAACCATGGTACCCGAACTTCCCATCCATGCAGTCCTGCCCGAAATAGGGCAGGCGCTTTTCGACAACAACCAGCTTATCCTGCAGGCCCCTCCGGGTGCAGGTAAAACGACCGTTGTGCCGCTGGAACTGCTCGAAGCGGCGTGGCTGGAAGGCAAGAAGGTCGTTATGCTCGAGCCGCGGCGGCTCGCGGCGCGCAACGCGGCACTTCGGATGGCGGAACTGCTTGGCGAGGCGGTCGGAGAGCGGGTGGGGTACCGCATCCGACAGGAGACGAAAGTCTCGGCAGCAACGCGGATAGAGGTTGTCACCGAAGGGATCCTGACGCGGATGCTGCAGAGCGACCCGGCGCTGGAGGAGGTGGGGGTGCTCCTTTTCGATGAGTTTCATGAGCGCTCCATCCATGCCGACCTGGGACTGGCGCTCTCCTTGCAGTCGCAATCCCTGCTGCGTGACGACCTGAAGCTCGTGGTGATGTCGGCGACGCTGAATGCCGAAGCGTTGAAGGGCGTGCTGCCCGATGCCGCCGTCGTGACCAGCGAAGGGCGCTGCTATCCCGTAGCGTACCGTTACCTCGATATCCGGCGGAAGCTGCCCGAGGCGAAGAGCGTAGCATCGCTGACGGCGGAGACGATCATGAGCGCACTCAATGAGGAGCAGGGGAGCATCCTTGTCTTTCTGCCCGGTGTCAAAGAGATCAATGCCGTCGAGCGTGCGCTGCAGGGTGGGACGGCAAGCAACATTGTGATTGCGCCGCTGTACGGCGATCTCTCCAAAGCGGCGCAGCAGCATGCCATCGCCCCCGCCCCCGAAGGTAAACGCAAGGTCGTCCTCGCGACGAACATCGCCGAAACTTCCCTGACGATTGACGGCGTACGCATCGTCGTCGACAGCGGGCTGGAGCGTTTCGTGGAGTACGATGCGGCCTCTGGCATGAACCGGATGCGCACGCGCATGATCACGCAGGACTCCGCCGTGCAGCGCGCGGGACGGGCGGGCCGGACGCAAGAAGGGGTCTGCTACCGGCTCTGGCATGAGAATAAGCCGCTGGTGCCGCATGCGCGGCCCGAAATCGTGCAGAGCGACCTGGCACCCTTGATGCTGGAACTCGCCAACTGGGGTGCCGGCGTCGATGAACTGAATTGGGTCGACAGGCCGCCAATGCATGCGGTAGAAGAGGCATCCTTATTATTAATATCACTTAATATGGCAGATGTTTCCGGCCGCATCACGCCGCACGGCGAAGCGGCGCTGGCGCTTGGGCTGCATCCGCGCCTGGCCCACATGCTGCTGCGGGCCAAGGCGGAGGGACTCGGGTACGAGGCGGTTCTGCTCGCGACCCTGCTGCAGGAGCGGACGGGTTTCAGCGGTACGGACCTGTCCGAAGGCATGGGGTGGCTGGACCGTGTGCTGCAGACGGGTGAGAGCGGCAACCTGCTGCGCCATGCCGTGAACCTGCTCAAAAAGCGCACGGGCTGCGAACGGGGCAGCGGGGTGAAAACCGATACGGCGGGGGTACTCGCGGCGCTGGCGTATCCCGACCGCATTGCCAAACGCCGCAGTCAGGGGTCGGAGCGCTTTTTGCTGGCCAACGGCAAGGGGGCGGTGCTGGGCGATGCGACTCTGTTCCTGCATGACGATTACCTTGCCGTCGCCGATGCAGGCGGGCAGGGGGAGCCGCTGCGCATCTTCCATGCCGCCGCATTATCGCAGTCGGAACTGGAAGCGTGGTTCGGCGATGCCATTGCGACGGAGGAACAAGTCGCGTGGAACGACGAGTCGGGTCGCGTCGAGGCACTCCGGCTGCGGCGCCTCGGTGCCTTGACGCTGGAACAGTCACGCATTGACAGCCCTTCGCAGGAACTAGTCGCCAAGGGCGTGCTTGAGGGCCTGCAACAGAGCGGACTTTCCGTCTTGCCGTGGGCAAGAAAGAGCATGTCGCTCCGTGAACGGGTCAACTTCGTCAACCGCCACATGCCGGAGACGTTTGCCGCCATGGATGACGACACACTGCTGGAGACACTGGAGCACTGGCTGTTGCCCTACCTGGAGGGTGTCCGCGACCTCAAGGGGCTGCAGAAGCTCGATATGCATTCGATCCTCTCTGCGCTGCTGGGCTGGGACGCATTACAGAAACTGGATGCGCTGGCACCGGAGACGGTAACGGTGCCCAGCGGTTCGACCATCCGCATCGACTACGCAGACCCGGTGCAGCCGGTGCTTGCCGTGCGCCTGCAGGAGGTTTTCGGCTGGGAGCGTACGCCGACGGTACTGGAGGGTAGCGTGCCGCTGATGCTGCACCTGCTCAGCCCGGCCCAGCGGCCGGTACAGGTGACGAAGGATCTGGCGTCGTTCTGGCGGGAGGGATATGCCGAGGTGCGCAAGGAACTGCGGGGCCGGTACAAGAAACACTACTGGCCCGAAGACCCCTACGAGGCGGTCGCGACATCGAAGACGAAGAAGGGGATGGCGCGGGGCTGATCACTCCCGGAGCAGGTCGTAATAGGGCGGGATCTCCGGCGCGAAGAGGGCGTCGTCGAGGTTGCGGTTGATCTTCTGGTTTGAGAAGCGGATCTGGACACTGTTCTCGAAAGGGTCGTTGTAGGAGATCGCCAACGGGATGTCGTCGCGGATCTTGATAGTGAACTGCTGGGACTTGTGGGTCGCCAGGTAGGTTTCGTCGTCGAGCTTCACGGCCTTGGCGAGGATCTTGAAGAGGTCGATCTCGTCGCGGAAGGTCTTGACGATGGCCTGCTCGAGTTCCGGTTCGATGATGGTGACTTTGTGGCCGATAACGAAAACGCTCTTTTCGACGGGCTTGAAGTAGTGCCAGTGGGCCTTGTCCGGGCGCGTCGCGTCGACATGCCCCTCGTAGGTGATGGTCTTGTTCGTATCGTCGACGATCTGCTGGGTAAAATCCGCGCTGAAAGAACGGATGGAGTCGGTAAACCCGAAAAGGGCGCTAAAAGCGGCGAGCAGCAGAAAAATTGTTTTCATTTGAAACCTTTTTTGCGCAATTGTAACCAAAAATGGTGACCGGACACCCCTTTACGAAACCTTTATAGAAACGATACCTTCGCTTAGTTATAATCAGCGCAAAAAAAGGGGCACTGCCGGTGCCCGGAACTAGGGAAAAGATGCTGCAGACGATGATGGGCAAGGTGTTCGGCACCAAGAACGACCGGGAGCTGAAACGCTACAAACGGGCACTCAAAAAGATCAATGCGCTCGAAGCGACATATGAAGCGATGGACGATGCGGCACTGCAGGCTGCTTTCGAAGAACTGAAAATGGCCGTGCGCGCCGAAGAGAAGAGCCTCGAAGAGGTCCTTCCCGACTCCTTTGCCATCACACGCGAAGCAGCCAAACGTACCCTGGGAATGCGTCACTTCGACGTCCAGATGGTCGGCGGTATGGTCCTGCACGAGGGACGCATTGCTGAGATGAAAACGGGGGAGGGTAAGACCCTCGTTGCCTCCCTTCCTGTCGCGCTTAACGCGATGACGGGCAAAGGCGTCCACGTCGTCACGGTCAACGACTACCTCGCGCAGCGCGACGCCACGGAGCTTACGCCGCTGTACGGGTTCCTGGGCTACGAGGTCGGTACGGTCCTTGAGGGCGAATACGACCCGCAGGTCAAACGTGCCCACTACGCCGCCGACATTACCTACGGGACGAACAACGAGTTCGGGTTCGACTACCTGCGTGACAACATGAGCTTTTCCCGCGAACAGATGGTGCAGCGTGGCCACCATTTCGTCATCGTCGATGAAGTGGACTCCATTCTTATCGACGAGGCGCGGACCCCGCTGATCATCTCCGGCCCGACCAACCGCACCCTTGACAACTACGTCCGCGCCGATGAGATCGCCAAGCAGCTCTCGAAAGAGACCCACTTTACCGTTGACGAAAAAGACCGCCTCGTCCTCATCACCGAAGAGGGTATCGCCAAGGCCGAAGAGCTCTTCGCCGTCGACAACCTCTACAGCCTGGAGAATTCCGCCCTGTCGCACCACCTCGACCAGGCGCTCAAGGCCAACTACATCTTCGAGATCGACGTCGATTATGTCGTCAAGGACGGCGAAGTCGTCATCGTCGACGAATTCACTGGCCGCCTTTCCGAAGGGCGCCGCTACTCCGAGGGGCTGCACCAGGCCCTCGAGGCCAAAGAGCGCGTGCAGATCAAGGAGGAGTCACAGACCCTCGCGGACATCACCTTCCAGAACTACTTCCGCATGTACGACAAGCTGGCGGGGATGACCGGTACAGCGCAGACGGAGGCGACGGAGTTCGCCCAGATCTACCGCCTCGACGTCGTCTCCATCCCGACAAACGTCCCGGTCGTCCGTGAAGACCTCAACGACCTTATCTACAAGACCGAGCTCGAGAAGTTCCAGGCGTCCATCGAGAAGATCAAGGAGCTCAATGCCAAA contains:
- the secA gene encoding preprotein translocase subunit SecA, coding for MLQTMMGKVFGTKNDRELKRYKRALKKINALEATYEAMDDAALQAAFEELKMAVRAEEKSLEEVLPDSFAITREAAKRTLGMRHFDVQMVGGMVLHEGRIAEMKTGEGKTLVASLPVALNAMTGKGVHVVTVNDYLAQRDATELTPLYGFLGYEVGTVLEGEYDPQVKRAHYAADITYGTNNEFGFDYLRDNMSFSREQMVQRGHHFVIVDEVDSILIDEARTPLIISGPTNRTLDNYVRADEIAKQLSKETHFTVDEKDRLVLITEEGIAKAEELFAVDNLYSLENSALSHHLDQALKANYIFEIDVDYVVKDGEVVIVDEFTGRLSEGRRYSEGLHQALEAKERVQIKEESQTLADITFQNYFRMYDKLAGMTGTAQTEATEFAQIYRLDVVSIPTNVPVVREDLNDLIYKTELEKFQASIEKIKELNAKGQPVLVGTASIEKSEVLHELLKREKIAHTVLNAKNHAQEGEIIKSAGDKGAVTIATNMAGRGVDIKVSDEIKAMGGLYIIGTERHENRRIDNQLRGRSGRQGDPGVSQFYLSLEDNLLRIFGSDKIKTIMERLGVEDGEYIESKMVTRAVEKAQKKVENLHFEGRKQIVEYDDVANEQRKIVYRFRNQLLDPEFDIGVKVNEIREAYVARALTECEIYEGGGREDFDLEKLGKLLQEEVHFMVEAADFEGLDFEALAEKLLADVKDEYDTKMAVVDEPVRRDIEREIYLKTLDTAWREHLYRMDTMKTGIRLRAYNQKDPLVEYKKESFNLFTELIETIKYDTIKTLQIIRFQLRSPEEEAEAFARAQEIERKQKEMQMQLNRESDEAADAPSAKKPARNDPCPCGSGKKYKNCCGQSGPKKGAFAS